Proteins from one Pseudoliparis swirei isolate HS2019 ecotype Mariana Trench chromosome 22, NWPU_hadal_v1, whole genome shotgun sequence genomic window:
- the LOC130213076 gene encoding transmembrane protein 222-like: MAEVDETEIMMNYQEDFLKGDNKNSRYPYCIVWTPIPILSWVLPFIGHMGICTSSGIIRDFAGSYFVSEDNMGFGRPTKYWKLDVDKVCGNGAATWDKAVHDASEEYKCRPHNLCLDNCHSHVAMALNLMHYDNSTSWNMGNLCALSLVRGKHVNWAAFLRTWLPFFMLCGFLGTFILTFNLK; this comes from the exons ATGGCGGAGGTGGACGAGACCGAGATTATGATGAACTACCAGGAAGACTTCTTGAAAGGCGACAACAAAAACAGCCGCTACCCGTACTGCATCGTCTGGACACCTATTCCCATTTTATC GTGGGTGCTCCCCTTCATTGGTCACATGGGTATATGCACCTCTTCTGGAATCATACGAGATTTTGCAGGGTCATATTTTGTATCG gaagacaacatgggcTTTGGTAGACCAACCAA GTATTGGAAGCTTGATGTGGACAAAGTCTGTGGCAACGGGGCTGCCACATGGGACAAAGCAGTGCATGATGCCTCTGAGGAGTACAAATGTAGGCCG CACAATCTGTGCTTAGATAACTGCCATTCCCACGTTGCCATGGCCCTCAACCTTATGCACTACGACAACAGCACCTCTTGGAACATGGGCAACCTTTGTGCGCTGTCTCTTGTTCGTGGAAAACATGTGAA ctGGGCTGCGTTCCTCAGGACCTGGCTCCCCTTCTTCATGCTCTGCGGATTCCTCGGCACCTTCATCCTGACGTTCAACCTCAAGTAG
- the kdf1a gene encoding keratinocyte differentiation factor 1: MPGHSTGAPQVSRHHKHHVASSRADKYRPARTISRNNAASQDAYKAPHGEHMHEHHTDHTRYSENKYGRNRGQPRNGTGRGSETIGFIPGSADSTPTSRHACGSCASMGWTGCKALICCVLTCGFYGSREPCLPVNESSTDHLPKAGSEPHPPNGMAVTNPTCGIPLESSKSPKASKLPASDSFRYPDVRIAGQTVRYPVAAPKRTRTPGKGESQRPVSNTSLLSRDDYDLDDLSDTGTDIDSLITKKLLELYALHQIDQLAKCTSDSSFSRKTNEISELIYSIAQDYNLEEQEAECKLVHGVIRISTRKGKRNKSHPSTGQRPNGRSDGTLPDSGNETMTNTFVSSDFPEVKVSEQTPSDELARKMRQYSGRTYSSSTATAYSPYHHNNEADSSGAPLLL, from the exons ATGCCTGGCCACAGCACAGGGGCTCCCCAGGTGTCCCGCCACCACAAGCACCATGTCGCCAGCTCCAGGGCGGACAAGTACCGGCCCGCCCGGACTATATCCAGGAACAACGCGGCCAGCCAAGACGCCTACAAGGCTCCTCATGGGGAGCATATGCATGAGCACCACACTGACCACACCCGGTATTCGGAGAACAAGTATGGTCGCAACAGAGGCCAACCGCGAAACGGCACGGGTCGAGGCTCGGAGACTATAGGATTTATCCCCGGGTCAGCGGACAGCACACCGACCAGCAGACATGCCTGTGGCTCCTGCGCCTCCATGGGCTGGACTGGCTGTAAGGCTTTAATCTGCTGCGTACTGACCTGTGGATTTTACGGCAGCCGAGAGCCCTGCCTGCCCGTTAACGAGAGCTCGACGGACCACCTCCCGAAAGCAGGCAGTGAGCCTCACCCTCCTAATGGCATGGCTGTGACCAATCCCACTTGTGGCATCCCTTTGGAGTCCAGCAAGTCTCCCAAAGCCTCCAAGTTGCCCGCGAGTGACAGCTTCCGCTACCCGGATGTGCGCATCGCCGGGCAAACGGTGAGGTATCCGGTCGCCGCCCCAAAACGAACCCGCACGCCCGGCAAAGGGGAAAGCCAGCGGCCTGTGAGCAACACCAGCCTGTTATCCCGCGATGACTATGACCTGGACGACCTGAGCGACACGGGCACCGACATTGACTCTCTCATCACCAAGAAGCTGCTGGAGCTCTACGCCCTGCACCAGATTGACCAGCTGGCCAAGTGCACCTCCGACTCCTCTTTCTCCCGCAAGACCAACGAGATCAGCGAGCTCATCTACAGCATCGCTCAGGACTACaacctggaggagcaggaggccgaGTGCAAGCTTGTGCACGGAGTCATCCGCATCAGCACGCGAAAGGGCAAGAGGAACAAGAGCCACCCGTCGACGGGACAGCGGCCCAATGGGAGGAGCGACGGGACTCTCCCCGACAGCGGCAACGAGACCATGACCAACACTTTTGTCAGCAGCGACT TTCCCGAGGTGAAAGTGTCGGAGCAGACGCCATCGGACGAGCTGGCGAGGAAAATGAGACAATACAGCGGGAGAA CGTACTCCTCCAGCACCGCCACGGCCTACTCGCCCTACCATCACAACAACGAGGCCGACTCTTCGGGCGCTCCTCTTCTGCTCTGA
- the nr0b2a gene encoding nuclear receptor subfamily 0 group B member 2a, with protein sequence MDSGCHCTTNTDTLSNPILYNILSQMDSSRSRQNGFNYNSMAHRCTCELRRSVCLKRPSEICKEASAVLVKTVHFMKNLPAFNQMPPNDQFSLLKGCWAPLFILGLAQEHVDFEVTDTPADSMLKKILLNRQERYEMEREQPTMAGVNKLQSCLKTFWSLDLSPKEYAYLKGITIFNPDVPDLKAALFVEGLQQEAQHALSEVVQILHPGDRERFARILLTASMLQSITPSLITELFFRPVTGQADLLELLVDMLFCR encoded by the exons ATGGATAGCGGGTGTCATTGTACAACCAACACAGACACGCTTTCGAATCCTATCCTCTACAACATCCTGAGCCAAATGGACAGCAGCAGAAGCCGCCAAAACGGCTTCAACTACAATTCAATGGCTCATAGATGCACCTGTGAGCTGCGACGGTCAGTGTGCTTGAAAAGGCCATCGGAGATCTGCAAAGAGGCGTCAGCAGTTCTGGTCAAAACCGTCCATTTCATGAAGAACTTACCTGCTTTCAACCAGATGCCACCGAACGACCAGTTCTCACTTCTCAAAGGCTGCTGGGCACCGCTCTTTATTTTGGGTCTGGCCCAGGAGCATGTGGACTTTGAGGTGACGGACACACCGGCCGACAGCATGCTGAAAAAGATCCTCCTAAATCGCCAGGAGCGAtatgagatggagagggagcagCCCACCATGGCCGGTGTCAACAAACTCCAGTCCTGCCTCAAAACGTTTTGGAGCTTGGATTTGAGTCCAAAAGAGTATGCATACCTCAAAGGGATCACAATATTTAATCCAG ATGTCCCAGATTTAAAGGCAGCTCTGTTTGTTGAAGGCCTGCAACAGGAAGCTCAGCATGCCCTCAGCGAGGTGGTCCAGATCCTTCACCCAGGGGACCGGGAGCGCTTTGCTCGGATCCTCCTCACAGCCTCCATGCTGCAGAGCATCACACCGAGCCTCATCACTGAACTCTTCTTCCGGCCCGTGACCGGCCAGGCGGATCTGCTGGAGCTGTTGGTCGACATGCTCTTCTGCAGATAG